From the Ilumatobacteraceae bacterium genome, the window TTGTACGCCGCGAAGTGGACCACGGTGTCGACGTCGTGCTCGCGGCAGGTCTGCGCGACGAGGTCGCTGTCACCGATGTCGCCGACCACCAGCTCGGCGTCGATCACGGCGTCGGCGGTGCTCAGCTCGAGCGAGTCGAGCACGACGACCCGGCGATCGGCCGCCCGGAGTGCACGAACGGTGTGGGCGCCGATGTATCCGGCGCCGCCGGTGACGAGAGTCGCAGGAGACATGGCGGTGCACTGTACCGTTCGACGCGTGTACGCCGCCGTCGTCGTGACCTACTCGGCACCCGCCGAGGTGCTCGACCGGTGTCTGCGCTCGGTCGTCGACGCCGGCGGCATCGATCGCATCGTGGTGGTCGACAACGGCGGGCGGGCGGTCGTCTCCGACGACCTCGCCGACAGGGTCGAGCTGATCGTGCTGGACAACCCGGGCTACGGCGCGGCGGCCAACCGGGGGTTCACCGCGGTCGCCGACGCCACGGCGATCGCGCTGCTCAACGACGACGTCGTCGTGCAGCCCGGCTGGTTCCCTCCGCTCGCCGATCGCCTGGCGGCGCCTCACGTGGGGGCGGCGCAGCCGATGCTGGTCGGTGCCGACCACGCGGTCGTGACCAGCCTCGGTGTCGAGCTCGACCGGTTCGGCGCCGGATCCGACATCGGCGACGGGGCGCCGGTCCCTGCCGACCGGTCGGCGAGCGACCTCGACATCTTCAACGGAGGCGCCGTCGTGTTCGACCCACGCTTCCTCCGAGCGACCGGGGGGTTCGACGAGTCGTTCTTTCTGTACTACGAGGACGTCGACCTGGCGTTGCGCGGGCGACGCATCGGGTGGAGGTATGTGCTCGTGCCCGAATCGGTGGTCGAGCACCGACGGGGGACGTCGACGGGCGCCGACACCGAGGGCACGCGGTTCCATCAGGAGCGCAACCGGCTGTGGACGGCGTTCCGGTTCGGCGCACCGACCACCATCGTGCGTGCACTGTGGCTCTCG encodes:
- a CDS encoding glycosyltransferase family 2 protein; protein product: MYAAVVVTYSAPAEVLDRCLRSVVDAGGIDRIVVVDNGGRAVVSDDLADRVELIVLDNPGYGAAANRGFTAVADATAIALLNDDVVVQPGWFPPLADRLAAPHVGAAQPMLVGADHAVVTSLGVELDRFGAGSDIGDGAPVPADRSASDLDIFNGGAVVFDPRFLRATGGFDESFFLYYEDVDLALRGRRIGWRYVLVPESVVEHRRGTSTGADTEGTRFHQERNRLWTAFRFGAPTTIVRALWLSIRRLRRAPRSVHRRALLAGLSGAPRRLVRRVRAPGTRTARR